The sequence GCAACTTAGCCGCAGCCGTGCTTACCGCGTCAAAAGCGGCTCGTGCTTTCTTAAGCAAGAGCGCATGCTTTTTGTGGACAATCGACTATCTGCCGTCCAACAGAACTCAATCCTTACAGACTTCTTGTTCGATACGAAACTTGAAGTGACGACAGAGTGCCTCGAAGCCCTGAGTCCTGCTTCACGTAAACTTGTCGAAAATCACTTCGCTTAACCTATCCAGCCACGCAGATTGCATTTTATTCTCTGGGCGTGGTATTAAGTCCTACCCGATATCAACCGTAGTTACTGCGTTGTAAGTTTCAAATAAGATTTATGATTTTCGATTCTTTCCTTGGTATTTTTTCAAACGATTTGGCAATCGACTTAGGTACTGCAAACACACTCGTCTATGTCAAAGGTCGCGGGATTGTTTCGAACGAACCAACGGTAGTTGCGGTGCAACAAAACGGCCGTAACAGTCGTAAGGTTGTTGCCATCGGCAAAGAAGCGAAAAACATGCGTGGCCGCACCCCTAACGGGGTCACTGCTGTGCGCCCCATGAAAGATGGAGTGATTGCTGATTTTGAAGTTACCGAAGAAATGTTGCGGCATTTTATTCAGAAAGCACACAACCGCAAAATCTTTGCTCGCCCGCGAGTTATCATCTGCGTTCCTTTTGGTATTACTGAAGTTGAAAAGCGCGCCGTGAAAGAATCAGCTGAATCAGCTGGAGCTCGCGAAGTCTATCTCGTCGAAGAACCAATGGCTGCCGCAATCGGGGCAGGCCTTCCGATTTCTGAGCCTTGCGGATCAATGATTGTTGATATTGGTGGTGGGACGACCGAAGTTGCCGTAATTTCACTTAAAGGAATTGTCTATTCAAAGTCAGTTCGCGTTGGTGGCGATAAAATGGATGAGGCCATCGTTAATTTCGTAAAACGTGCCTATAACCTCTCAATTGGTGAACAGACGGCTGAAAAAGTTAAAATCGCAATTGGCGCTGCTCTGGCTACAGGGGAACAGCATAAGGTAGAAATCCGCGGACGCGACTTAATCGAGGGCGTGCCTAAGACAATCGTTGTAGCTGAAGACGAGATTCGCGAAGCGCTCCAGGAGCCACTTAAGCAAATCGTTGAAGCAGTTAAACAAGCTCTAGAGAAAACCCCACCTGAACTTGCCGGAGATATCATGGACCGCGGCATTACTCTGTCAGGCGGCGGCGCATTATTACGTAACTTAGACCTCTTACTCCATCAAGAGACAGGCCTGCCAGTCATGCTCGCTGAGGACCCGCTTTCTGCAGTCGTAATTGGCTCAGGTAAAATCCTCGATCAGCCCGATCTGTTGCGAGAAGTTACCCTACAGTAGTTCTAAAAATAGTTCCGAAGCGGGGAAGTATTTATGTTCAAATACCTCCTTTCTTGAGTGCAATTGCTGTAGCAAACTGCACACCAAAACCAGGCACAATGATTGACCGTTGTATCATACCACAGACCTATGGAACTATACGGCTCGTTGTAAAAAATAGCAGTCATAAGTAATGGAATTTCTACGCCGCCATAGCTTGATCTTAACTTCACTCTTGCTTTTTGTAAGTTCTTTGCAGCTTATGTCGGCTAGCGTGAAAGATCCTGAACTTGCTCGCAGTGGTTCACGCGGCTTGCAGTATCTGCTTGCACCAGTGCAAGCGCTACACCACGGCTCGGTATCCTCCTTTAGTTCAATCTGGAACCGCTATATCGACTTGGTTAACGTAGAAGTTGAAAGAACGGAGCTGGCCCAGCGCCTGAAAGCTCTTGAAGCAGAGAACTCGAGACTACTTGAGTTTGAAAGCGAAAATAAAAGGCTCCGCGAACTATTAACTTTTTCCACAGAGACTGGCTTTGAAGGAGCAACTGCCAATGTGATCGGACATGACGCTTTACACCGGGTGAGGTCGATCACCATTGACAAGGGACGCGCCGATGGCATTGACGTTGGATTGGCAGTTGTCGATGGGCATGGAATTATTGGCCAGACAATTGTCGCCACCGACCACAGCGCTCGTGTTTTGTTGTTAACAGACAGCACCAGTGCAGTTGATGCCATCGTTCAAGGTAGCCGTGCCCCAGGGATCGCTGAAGGCGATGGTCTAGATAAATTACGTTTACGTTATGTACTTAAAGAATATCCAATTGCGGTTGGAGACCGCGTTATTGCTTCGGGTTTTGGCGGGATTTTTCCTAAGGGAACCTTACTTGGCGTAGTCTCAAAGGTTGATCCACATGGCCATGATTTATTTCAAGAAGTTGAATTTACGCCCAGCGTTGATTTGAACCGCTTGGAAACTGTGATGGTGATTTTACCTACACGTCACCCCCAAGCATCTGTAAATGTAACTCCTAAAAACAACTCTCAGCCAGCGCAAACAAAACCAAATTAACCTATGGGCAAGACGTTTATTAAATTCTTTTTCATTTTCTTATTTGGTTTAGTTGTGCAGACGATTTTTGCACATACATTTTACCCCGCGCGCATTGCCCCCGATATTATTTTAATTTTAATGGTTTTTGTGGCCGTCGAGCATCACTCTCCAGCAGGTGTTGCCGGTGCGTTCTTACTGGGTCTTGCCTCGGACTTTGCCTCGGCCCAATATCTTGGCCCAGATGCTGCCGCTGGAATTATGGTTTTCCTTTTTATTACGCTTGTTGCGCGCAATGTTTATGCTGAACATGCGCTGACATTTTCTATTCTTGTCGCAGTTGCCTTGCCGCTTAAAAAATTAACGACAGCTGGCTTGATCGCATTTTATACGAATCACCCGCTAAATACAGCGCTATTTTTTAGTAAGAATTTCGCCG comes from bacterium and encodes:
- a CDS encoding rod shape-determining protein, producing MFDSFLGIFSNDLAIDLGTANTLVYVKGRGIVSNEPTVVAVQQNGRNSRKVVAIGKEAKNMRGRTPNGVTAVRPMKDGVIADFEVTEEMLRHFIQKAHNRKIFARPRVIICVPFGITEVEKRAVKESAESAGAREVYLVEEPMAAAIGAGLPISEPCGSMIVDIGGGTTEVAVISLKGIVYSKSVRVGGDKMDEAIVNFVKRAYNLSIGEQTAEKVKIAIGAALATGEQHKVEIRGRDLIEGVPKTIVVAEDEIREALQEPLKQIVEAVKQALEKTPPELAGDIMDRGITLSGGGALLRNLDLLLHQETGLPVMLAEDPLSAVVIGSGKILDQPDLLREVTLQ
- the mreD gene encoding rod shape-determining protein MreD, whose amino-acid sequence is MGKTFIKFFFIFLFGLVVQTIFAHTFYPARIAPDIILILMVFVAVEHHSPAGVAGAFLLGLASDFASAQYLGPDAAAGIMVFLFITLVARNVYAEHALTFSILVAVALPLKKLTTAGLIAFYTNHPLNTALFFSKNFAGELLLTVIIAPLVMFMLSKAQRIPSRDTVRRQTLERFQ
- the mreC gene encoding rod shape-determining protein MreC, whose translation is MEFLRRHSLILTSLLLFVSSLQLMSASVKDPELARSGSRGLQYLLAPVQALHHGSVSSFSSIWNRYIDLVNVEVERTELAQRLKALEAENSRLLEFESENKRLRELLTFSTETGFEGATANVIGHDALHRVRSITIDKGRADGIDVGLAVVDGHGIIGQTIVATDHSARVLLLTDSTSAVDAIVQGSRAPGIAEGDGLDKLRLRYVLKEYPIAVGDRVIASGFGGIFPKGTLLGVVSKVDPHGHDLFQEVEFTPSVDLNRLETVMVILPTRHPQASVNVTPKNNSQPAQTKPN